The following coding sequences lie in one Cloeon dipterum chromosome 1, ieCloDipt1.1, whole genome shotgun sequence genomic window:
- the LOC135934060 gene encoding brachyurin-like isoform X1: MWAREMTLESTADFSLAIMNRLSISVLIALVLCSQVGGQDQDFRFVRKFLPALREKLVYNASEYNLIEQKNKPKIDFLPNGTRPQSPEAGKVRIVPNGQIVGGYRAARGQFPWQVFIVMDKVSSCGGSLISPQWILTAAHCVQGFSTFEITLGSAKRNIAETGRINVVTTHKIIHKLYNDSNLQNDIALLRLINPVNITGKGPFINTIRLPRVADGSRTFVNTNAVVSGWGKTSDAGTTTVQLNFVTLPIISNTNCSATYTSEYIKSTMMCASGANNKGICSGDSGGALVYKEADGQWTQIGIVSFSAFSCHGYPQGFTRVSSFMGWISNNTGIKFRN; encoded by the exons ATGTGGGCTCGCGAGATGACGTTGGAGTCAACTGCCGATTTCAGCTTGGCAATTATGAACCGGCTGTCAATCAGCGTGCTCATCGCTCTCGTGCTCTGCTCCCAg gtCGGGGGACAGGATCAAGACTTTCGCTTTGTTAGAAAATTCTTGCCAGCGCTGAGAGAGAAGTTGGTTTACAACGCATCGGAGTACAACCTAATCGAACAGAAAAATAAgccaaaaatagattttctgCCAAATGGCACTCGGCCTCAGTCCC cCGAAGCGGGAAAGGTCAGAATTGTCCCAAATGGGCAAATCGTGGGAGGCTACAGGGCAGCAAGGGGTCAATTTCCTTGGCAGGTATTTATTGTGATGGACAAAGTGAGCTCGTGTGGCGGCTCCCTTATTTCGCCCCAGTGGATTTTGACTGCGGCGCATTGCGTGCAAGG atTTTCTACCTTTGAGATCACGCTGGGATCTGCCAAGCGAAATATTGCAGAAACCGGCAGAATAAACGTCGTCACGACccacaaaataattcataaactATACAACGACTCCAATTTGCAAAACGATATTGCATTATTAAGACTGATCAATCCGGTCAACATTACAGGTAAAG GTCCTTTCATCAACACTATCCGCTTGCCGCGTGTTGCTGACGGATCCAGAACGTTTGTCAACACCAATGCGGTCGTCAGCGGCTGGGGGAAAACGTCAGATG ctGGCACCACAACTGTGCAGCTAAACTTTGTGACGTTGCCTATAATTTCAAACACTAATTGCTCAGCCACTTACACATCAGAATATATCAAGTCAACGATGATGTGCGCGTCTGGAGCCAATAACAAAGGAATTTGcagt GGAGACAGTGGCGGTGCCCTGGTTTACAAGGAAGCCGACGGACAGTGGACTCAGATCGGAATCGTGTCGTTCAGTGCTTTCTCGTGCCACGGCTACCCTCAGGGCTTCACCAGGGTGTCCAGCTTCATGGGATGGATCTCAAACAACACtggcattaaatttagaaactaA
- the LOC135934060 gene encoding brachyurin-like isoform X2 produces the protein MWAREMTLESTADFSLAIMNRLSISVLIALVLCSQVGGQDQDFRFVRKFLPALREKLVYNASEYNLIEQKNKPKIDFLPNGTRPQSPEAGKVRIVPNGQIVGGYRAARGQFPWQVFIVMDKVSSCGGSLISPQWILTAAHCVQGFSTFEITLGSAKRNIAETGRINVVTTHKIIHKLYNDSNLQNDIALLRLINPVNITGPFINTIRLPRVADGSRTFVNTNAVVSGWGKTSDAGTTTVQLNFVTLPIISNTNCSATYTSEYIKSTMMCASGANNKGICSGDSGGALVYKEADGQWTQIGIVSFSAFSCHGYPQGFTRVSSFMGWISNNTGIKFRN, from the exons ATGTGGGCTCGCGAGATGACGTTGGAGTCAACTGCCGATTTCAGCTTGGCAATTATGAACCGGCTGTCAATCAGCGTGCTCATCGCTCTCGTGCTCTGCTCCCAg gtCGGGGGACAGGATCAAGACTTTCGCTTTGTTAGAAAATTCTTGCCAGCGCTGAGAGAGAAGTTGGTTTACAACGCATCGGAGTACAACCTAATCGAACAGAAAAATAAgccaaaaatagattttctgCCAAATGGCACTCGGCCTCAGTCCC cCGAAGCGGGAAAGGTCAGAATTGTCCCAAATGGGCAAATCGTGGGAGGCTACAGGGCAGCAAGGGGTCAATTTCCTTGGCAGGTATTTATTGTGATGGACAAAGTGAGCTCGTGTGGCGGCTCCCTTATTTCGCCCCAGTGGATTTTGACTGCGGCGCATTGCGTGCAAGG atTTTCTACCTTTGAGATCACGCTGGGATCTGCCAAGCGAAATATTGCAGAAACCGGCAGAATAAACGTCGTCACGACccacaaaataattcataaactATACAACGACTCCAATTTGCAAAACGATATTGCATTATTAAGACTGATCAATCCGGTCAACATTACAG GTCCTTTCATCAACACTATCCGCTTGCCGCGTGTTGCTGACGGATCCAGAACGTTTGTCAACACCAATGCGGTCGTCAGCGGCTGGGGGAAAACGTCAGATG ctGGCACCACAACTGTGCAGCTAAACTTTGTGACGTTGCCTATAATTTCAAACACTAATTGCTCAGCCACTTACACATCAGAATATATCAAGTCAACGATGATGTGCGCGTCTGGAGCCAATAACAAAGGAATTTGcagt GGAGACAGTGGCGGTGCCCTGGTTTACAAGGAAGCCGACGGACAGTGGACTCAGATCGGAATCGTGTCGTTCAGTGCTTTCTCGTGCCACGGCTACCCTCAGGGCTTCACCAGGGTGTCCAGCTTCATGGGATGGATCTCAAACAACACtggcattaaatttagaaactaA
- the LOC135947889 gene encoding brachyurin-like yields the protein MQSQSSDELTPIENNIPPSPKENFNEREFQKNNKFKVDFKPKGNHSQEESAGKVPLNYRDQIVGGSKAKKGQFPWQVLITIDKRYTCGGSLIDPLWVLTAAHCCYSFNTFMASVGLVNRTVNESSRVDVDVQSVNIHPNYDSDFLTADICLLKLQKALNTSGPFVTTVRLPKISDATKSLVKVTGTISGWGKTSDENGPSDVLKYVSRTVIDNKECAKNYGDITVNGNLLCINNKDKQGTCQGDSGGPFVRTEPDNKFTQIGLVSFGSSVSCVTYPSGFTRVSAYIGWISTVTGLKMRN from the exons ATGCAGTCGCAGTCAAGCGATGAACTTACTCCGATTGAGAATAACATTCCACCGAGCCcaaaagagaattttaatgagcGAGAATTCCAAAAGAACAACAAGTTTAAAGTTGATTTCAAGCCAAAGGGAAATCATAGTCAAGAag AAAGTGCAGGGAAGGTTCCTTTAAATTATCGCGATCAAATTGTTGGCGGCAGTAAAGCAAAGAAAGGACAATTCCCGTGGCAGGTTCTTATTACCATCGATAAAAGGTACACGTGTGGTGGATCTTTGATCGACCCTCTTTGGGTTTTGACGGCGGCCCATTGCTGCTACAG tTTCAACACTTTTATGGCGAGCGTGGGTCTTGTGAACCGAACAGTAAATGAGTCGAGCAGAGTTGACGTTGACGTTCAGTCAGTTAACATCCACCCGAATTACGACAGTGACTTCTTGACTGCGGATATTTGTCTTTTGAAACTCCAAAAGGCTCTTAATACATCCg GTCCTTTCGTCACCACTGTCCGTCTGCCCAAAATTTCTGACGCGACTAAATCTTTGGTTAAAGTCACTGGAACAATCAGTGGCTGGGGGAAGACGTCAGACG AAAACGGGCCGAGCGACGTTCTGAAATATGTTTCAAGGACCGTGATCGACAACAAGGAGTGCGCCAAGAACTATGGAGATATCACGGTCAATGGAAATCTTCTCTGCATAAATAACAAAGACAAGCAAGGCACCTGCCAA GGAGACAGTGGCGGACCATTTGTGAGGACTGAGCCTGACAACAAGTTCACTCAGATTGGCCTTGTTTCCTTTGGATCATCCGTGTCGTGTGTCACGTACCCTAGCGGCTTCACAAGGGTCTCTGCGTATATAGGATGGATCAGCACCGTCACCGGCCTGAAAATGAGGAACTAG
- the LOC135934133 gene encoding brachyurin-like, translating to MPKFCALFLFLLTLDVGIAQDTILTGGPEPLFRSITPKDPKTFNQKGYAKIANKLKPKLDFKPTGKRPADKNAGSNDEVGGTTVGLETQIIGGTKARRGQFPWQAKLEIDGAYMCGGSLIDPSWVLTAAHCVLGFSTWNVSLGMVKISRNIAGRVDLLTTEAYAHENYSDQTLVNDIALLKLPKAVSLTKFIQPVRLPSVSDATRTFLKTKCIISGWGKVGNDKGTSEDLKFLKREIEDSIECVKYFGSDTVTDSTLCIKNADKQSTCQGDSGGPFVLREKDRKYTQFGLVSFGSSQSCTGFPGGFTRVSSFLGWISEKTQLAVRK from the exons ATGCCTAAGTTTTGCgcgctgtttttatttttactaactTTAGATGTTGGAATTGCCCAAGac ACCATCTTGACTGGCGGTCCGGAGCCTCTTTTCAGGTCAATCACTCCAAAAGATCCGAAGACTTTCAACCAGAAGGGCTACGCGAAGATTGCTAACAAACTGAAGCCGAAATTGGACTTCAAACCAACAGGAAAACGCCCAGCGGACA AAAACGCTGGCTCCAACGATGAGGTTGGTGGGACGACTGTCGGCCTAGAGACACAAATTATCGGAGGGACCAAGGCCAGGAGAGGTCAGTTTCCCTGGCAAGCGAAATTAGAGATAGACGGAGCGTACATGTGTGGCGGGTCGCTAATTGACCCATCGTGGGTTCTGACGGCGGCCCACTGTGTGTTAGG GTTCTCAACGTGGAACGTTTCTCTTGGAATGGTCaagatttcaagaaatattgccGGAAGGGTAGACCTGCTTACAACCGAGGCGTACGCCCATGAAAATTACTCTGACCAAACTCTCGTCAACGACATCGCTCTTTTGAAACTTCCAAAGGCAGTTAGTTTAA caaaatttattcaacctGTGCGACTTCCGAGCGTTAGCGACGCAACCAGAACATTCTTGAAAACAAAGTGCATCATAAGCGGCTGGGGAAAAGTTGGCAACG ATAAAGGAACTAGTGAAGATTTGAAGTTTCTCAAACGAGAAATTGAAGATAGCATAGAATGCGTGAAGTATTTTGGATCCGACACAGTGACAGACTCAACATTGTGCATAAAGAACGCCGACAAGCAGAGCACCTGTCAA ggagACAGTGGCGGCCCATTTGTTCTCAGGGAGAAAGATAGAAAATACACTCAGTTCGGATTGGTCAGCTTTGGATCGTCACAATCATGCACAGGCTTCCCAGGTGGATTTACCAGAGTGTCAAGCTTCCTGGGATGGATATcagaaaaaacacaattgGCAGTACGCAAATAA
- the LOC135934134 gene encoding C-type mannose receptor 2-like, whose protein sequence is MFPPQKASQTEAAKFCAKQGMQICSIDTVAEQKQVDEYLGYIGLSSEVVFSSLNLASITKTPVWGKGKSPLGAGKCHVLYKKAFYNSSCAQKSHFACEESDKPTKKPSILDLLPIDDAILNFIGGKNYLVPSEKANYPQAQDLCTRQGMELMSLESLAETSLVQDLLGDLGVSATSMMTSLKKMSGGSYSWLSGAAASVLKWAPNQPVASGGECAALDSLGLKGVSCDSVSNFVCESPGPNSFQAVTTTEKNAILKLLPLADAVPVKIGNGEYLLPSEKADQAGASKLCGTKGMSLMSLDSLAETDLIQDYLNSVGMTASSVLTSLKRVSGGDWLSSFSSASLPWLPEPPGGTKGKDCAGLSVLGLSPISCDDLSNFVCEAPTNSKPELSTTLNYADYDAVTESLSLHMVQFQDKTLTFMNQQANQDQAEKACSDINESLVTIESFEEHLAILREMALNGLSDKTFLTSLKRKIVETPDGEVLEVFSWLFNRPLVPPHVGWTAEPTGDNACGAYQGGTFVTVDCLGSHNFICEFPPPDSQPQPAEPEPLPPPAAPYPYPPAAAPDPQPPAPAPEPRPPQTADTLLTEQAATPPLELQQSITTPSADTTLDIATNDTLYMTDTELVTNVVTDVTAGFSGDLTAADTTTTRH, encoded by the exons ATGTTTCCACcgcaaaaa GCATCGCAAACCGAAGCTGCCAAGTTCTGTGCAAAGCAGGGAATGCAAATCTGCTCGATCGACACTGTTGCCGAGCAGAAGCAAGTCGACGAGTACCTGGGCTACATTGGCCTCTCGTCGGAAGTGGTTTTTTCTTCCTTGAATTTAGCTAGTATCACGAAAACGCCGGTCTggggaaaaggaaaatcacCACTCGGAGCTGGAAAGTGCCACGTCCTCTACAAAAAGGCGTTCTACAACTCCTCGTGCGCGCAAAAATCGCACTTTGCATGCGAGGAGAGCGACAAGCCGACCAAGAAACCGTCCATTTTAGACCTTCTTCCCATAGATGATG caattttgaactttattggtggaaaaaattatctggtTCCTTCAGAAAAA GCAAATTATCCGCAAGCACAAGATTTGTGTACAAGACAGGGGATGGAATTGATGTCTTTGGAGTCGTTAGCGGAAACGTCGCTGGTTCAAGATTTGCTCGGCGACCTTG GTGTGTCGGCGACGTCGATGATGACCTCCCTGAAGAAAATGTCAGGCGGTTCATATAGCTGGTTGAGTGGAGCGGCCGCCAGCGTCCTCAAGTGGGCCCCAAACCAGCCAGTGGCCTCCGGGGGCGAATGCGCCGCTCTCGACAGCCTCGGCCTCAAAGGCGTCTCCTGCGACTCTGTAAGCAACTTCGTGTGCGAATCCCCGGGTCCAAACTCGTTTCAAGCAGTAACCACGACGGAAAA AAATGCTATCTTAAAGCTCTTGCCATTGGCAGATG CTGTTCCAGTGAAGATCGGTAATGGAGAATATCTTCTGCCGAGTGAGAAG GCTGATCAAGCCGGCGCCAGCAAACTCTGTGGGACAAAAGGAATGAGCCTGATGTCTTTAGACTCTTTGGCGGAGACTGATTTAATCCAGGACTACCTAAATTCCGTTG GTATGACAGCGTCCTCGGTTTTGACCTCTCTCAAGAGGGTATCAGGTGGAGACTGGCTGAGCAGTTTCTCATCCGCTTCCTTGCCCTGGCTCCCCGAACCCCCGGGGGGCACGAAAGGCAAGGATTGCGCCGGCCTCTCCGTTCTCGGTTTGAGTCCCATTTCCTGTGACGACCTGTCAAATTTTGTGTGCGAAGCGCCAACAAACTCAAAACCAGAGCTTTCCACAACGCTAAATTACGCTGATTATGATGCTGTCACTGAGTCACtgt CTCTGCACATGGTGCAATTCCAGGATAAGACTCTAACGTTCATGAATCAACAG gcAAATCAAGACCAAGCGGAAAAAGCTTGCAGTGACATAAATGAAAGTTTAGTAACCATTGAGAGCTTCGAAGAGCACTTAGCCATTCTGCGAGAAATGGCATTAAACG GCTTATCAGATAAAACATTCCTCACGTCTCTGAAGCGCAAAATCGTGGAAACCCCCGATGGTGAGGTGCTTGAGGTGTTTTCATGGCTGTTCAATcgacctctcgtgccaccacACGTCGGATGGACAGCCGAGCCGACAGGAGACAATGCATGCGGCGCGTACCAAGGAGGCACTTTCGTCACTGTCGACTGTTTGGGCAGCCACAACTTCATTTGTGAATTCCCTCCACCTGATTCGCAACCACAACCAGCAGAACCTGAACCACTACCACCACCAGCAGCACCTTATCCGTAcccgccagcagcagcacctgATCCGCAACCACCAGCACCAGCACCTGAACCGCGGCCGCCACAAACTGCAGACACTCTACTGACGGAACAAGCAGCAACACCTCCTCTGGAACTACAGCAATCAATAACAACACCATCGGCAGACACAACGCTAGATATTGCGACAAATGATACTCTCTACATGACCGACACTGAATTGGTCACGAATGTTGTGACCGATGTAACTGCCGGCTTCTCTG GTGATTTAACCGCAGCAGATACGACGACCACaaggcattaa